The genomic region TTTCATGTCTGGCTTTGCTTCCTGTCCCCTTATCCACCTGTTCCTCTCTCTAtgatctgcctctttctctattttcctagtctgatttttttaaagctgtatcAATTTGTCACTGGTGATACTTTGATAGaataaacatcatcatcagacgGTATAATTAGCTGCCGGTTTAAGATTCCTCCTTACTGGAAGCCAACAAACAACTTGTTAAAAGTTGGCCCCCAGCTAAAAGCTTAACAGTCTCCCTCTGGCATCAACACCAAGGGCTCTTTGTtgggtctccatggtaacctaACAAGGCCCAAGTGGGAGCAAAGTAACCGTTACACAGGCTCCTTAATGAGATTCAGATAGAGCACTGTTTGGTAATTGTGCCTTGATTTTGCATCCCAAGACTGGAAAACATGGTTGAGAGcagaatttctgcttttatcagacagtttattacatttaaaaaagattagAGATCTTATTTACAGATTTTTGCATTTTCAGACACATAGAAAAAATTTGTCAtataacctttgaccttttttccCTGAAAGGCAGGTCCGTTATCGGGTCATGGTGATGGACCAGGACACTCAGTGGCTGTACCAACTCCTGGCCGAGGTCCAGTTGGAGAAGTTCTACCTGCGCATCAGAGATGGCCTCAACATCACCCGCATTGAGCACTTCTCTTACGTCAAGGACACCGACCTGGAGCAGATAGGAATCAGTAAACCCGGTGAGCCTGATCATCTCTTTTTAAAGACGCTGAGTAAACATCAAAACATCCTTCTCCTGCAGACTGGAAGGATGTCCCACGTGGCTCAATAATGGATGTTTTGTTTAAATAGCGTCTGGTGAAAAGAGTGCTTCTCTGTTTACTCTCAGTGGTGTGTTTATCTGTAATTTTTCAGTAATTAACCTACACAAACAATACACCCATAGGCTCGAATTAgattatattcattttgttaGTTGTTTACATCATCCAGGTCTTTTTAATACAATTTGGTGAAATTGCCACAGTAGAAATTGTGTGCAgtaaatatgtgtataaaaataatgtGACGTTTTAAAACAGGGATGTTAAATTCAAACAGATATGTCATGTTGTGTATATTAACATCCATTTTCATCTTCCAGCACAAAGAAGATTATGGGACGCTCTGAAACGCTACAAGACAACTTCACGCTCACGGTCATGGATTCCCAAGGTCTGAAACATCTCGTTACATCAACTTTGTTGTAGACGTCATATCCTATATGTGTCAACCACATGTAATCAGACTTGCAGGaagttttttattaatttatgtatgcatgcagGTGTTAAGTGGAAGAGGTCCAGATGGGGGTGAGCAGTGGAGTGGAAGCAATCCGCCTCAGAGCAAGGATGGCAACAGCCGGGCTCTCCCTAGTCTGATTCAGGATAATGAACTGGCTCTGGGAGAGAAACTTGGCTCTGGTTCCTTTGGGgtggtgaggagaggagagtggcACACGCCCACCGGAAGAGTGGTAAGAGACAGTTTACAATATCTGATCAGAAGCTACTTTTAAGTGATGGCAGCATTTATTTCACTCAACTTCATCTCCTCATTTAAAACCCACAATGATCagtttgtgttaaaaaaaaaaaaaagtgtagctGTAGCTGTATGTGACCAATAATGGTAGCACAATGgatcttaaaggtgcagtttgttggatttagtgacatctagtggtgagttTGCAGATTGCAGCCCCCTGAAtacccctccacctccctttCTGTTTTTAGAATGGTTTTATTGTCCAGTTACACTACACTGGTTTGAGATTAACTTTAACATGGCAAACCCTACATGTGAACATTCAAATGGCAGACAGAGCTTTTAGGGGTTGATTTGGGATTGAAACTGTTTATATTTTCTCTCAGCTTCCTGTAGCAATCAAATCACTAAGGAGCAGCAtgtccagacagacagacacactgacagactTTCTCCAAGAAGTGACCACCATGCAGTCTTTAGACCACCCAAACATCATACGCCTTTATGGTGTTGTGCTCACACAGCCCCTCAAGATGGTAAGGTGTTTTATTGTCCTTTGATGTTTGAACATGGATTAATTAAGGATTATATATTTGTTGATTTAATCTTCTCAGTAGCCTAAATACAcatctttttccttcttctagGTAACAGAGCTGGCCCCCTTGGGCTCACTATATGACACCCTGCGCTCACGTCAATATGAGTACCCTCTAGTGCGCCTCTGGCTCTTTGCCACTCAGATCATAGCAGGTATGGAGTACCTGGAAACCAGGCGATTCATCCACAGGGACCTGGCTGCAAGAAATGTACTACTGGCTTCTAGAGAGATGGTCAAGATCGGGGACTTTGGCCTCATGAGGGGCCTGAGCCAAGAGGTCGATCACTATGTCATGTCGGCACACAGGAGGATCCCGTTTGCATGGTGAGGCCAGTTAGGACAAGGATGAAATTCAAGAGGTAGAGGAAGAAACCAAATAATCCCTTAAAGTCTCTTTTTCCTTCTGGTCCATCTACCAGGTGTGCTCCAGAGAGTCTACGTGTCGGCTCTTTCTCCCATTCCTCAGACGTGTGGATGTTTGGTGTCACCCTGTGGGAGATGTTCACCTACTGCGAGGAGCCCTGGTTCGGTCTGTCAGGCAGACAGGTATACGCTTATCAGCTATATGTGATCATTCACGCTGTGTTGTTGGTGATTGTATCCATGCCaaattcatgttcatgtttggaATGTGCGTCCACACCCTATTGCAGTTTACTCTAATGATACGATCCGTGACTCAACATTTCAGTGTCTCTGACATTTACTCTCTCCCATCCAGATTCTGTGGCGCGTGGAAAGGGAGGGTGAGCGCTTAGAAAAGCCGCCAGATTGCCCGCAAGAGCTGTACACTGTCATGAGGAAGTGCTGGGCCTGCAACCCCAGTGACAGACCCAGCTTTGCCCAGCTCACCGCAATGGTGGCAGAGGTCTGAAACATACATAACATTTGTCATTAGCAAAATGAGCAAAAATCTGcaaaaatgcatgttttctAAGTGCATTTCCTTGTGTTCACTTCTCTGTCTGCCTCCACAGGCTAAACCAAGGGAGGTGCAAGCAACAAGAGACTTTGCTGAACCCAGAAAACTTGCACTGGTGGCCAACGACCTTGTGACTGTCATCGACCACGGGTGGGTGAGAGAAAGACGGGTGGAAGAAAACGCATAAAGGAAAAACTTTGACTCACACAATAGGCCTTTGTTGAGATGAAACAGGGATTTAGACCAGCGCATTCTCAAAAGTGCATTCCAGGCTTGGTCTCATGCAGTCCTTGATcatattttccttttgtttttttgacaagTCAAGCAGCTGTGACACTGTCCTCTCAGTGTTTTTTCACACCACAAATATGTGATCAAAGTTATGATTATTTTGTCAAtcatttgcagttttttttattgcccaTGATCTGTTTGTAATTTAGTTATGCAAATCCAAAAATTTGCATCAAGCAACAGAAAACATTTCATCACCTAAATCCATAAAAATCAGTATAAAATACATACTGTGAATTATTTAAAggccataaaaagttataagAAGAATGAAAGTTCTAAAGtttaacacaatttaaaatacttAACATAGAGTTAGGCATAATTAATTTAGACTCAAGTATTTTGGCATTATTATTGAGGGTTAACCATATGAttagaaacaaaataaagtaaaatacataCAATGTCCTAGTGTGATAGTGTGAGAAAATTgcaatattagtattattattattttttaacattgtaGTTCTTTCTTGACCTtgtaacaaaataatcaaaGTTTAAAGACTGAGACTGAGGTGCTGTAAAATAAATGGACAACAATGTGGCATCATCAATTGGTTTATGGACTTTATGTaacttttgatttaaaaaaaactattctaACAAAAGCCGAGTTTACAAGCAAAAAACGGGTTCCCTTATCTACTTCTGACACACTTGGGTTTTGCTCATCTAGCCTTACTTTGTCTGGTATGATCAGTATCTTACTggtagttattgttatttatttaaaaggtaGTTATTACTATAAAACAGACATCAGAGTCAATACTCTGACTTTATGActcatctgtctgttttattgttatgtTTAGCACAGTTGTCGATGTTCAGCAAATGTTACTTCGTCTCAGTTTCCAAGTGACTGAAGTGTTCTGCATCTCTATGTATAGCCTGGAGCTGTGTGAGTGGAGGGGCCAGAACCAGCGGACACTGTCAGTCGGCTTGTTTCCTGCGAGCCTCACAGCACCTGCAATCCccgctgctgctgttgctgctgctgctgtcgccACTTCCAGTAACTCTGGGCCAAACTCCGCTTCCAGCTCTGCTCACATCTCCACGCCCGTGAAAGGCAGTCTGCATCACACCGGGCATGGAGACATCCACCCTGATCGCAGTTGGGGAACACCTGAGAACCTGGAAGAGTCAGTGATACTTCTCATTCATGTTTTGTGCAGTAGTTTTTTTATACTGTTAGTGTAGGTTAATGATAGAAAGTTGTTCAGAGTAAAGGCAGCTTAGGCAGATGCAGACATTGGTATATTTGCtttaatatttcacaaaatgatAAATCTGAAAAGAAGCTTTTGCTCTTTGCTTTTGAAGTAAAACAAAGCCtcatattgttgttttatgagcACAAAAATTGTCTATTGTCAGACAGCattgcaactaatgattattttcattaccgATTAATCATTTGgcttataaaatgtcagatataATTGTGAAGAATGCGTATTATAATTTCCCACAATCTAAGGTGAcatattcaaaatgttttgtgttctggaatttgagaagctgaaaacagaaaatatttggcatatttgcttaaaaaaagactgaaatgataaatgaatTGTCAAAATACATTCTGACTCATCTTTTGTAGCTCTAAACTCTAGCTGAACTAAATATATCCTGAAACAAAGTTGTTTACTGTGTGACCAGATATgtaaagagataaaaataaacCTAACATAACTTCTGAGCTAAAACCTGCATGTCAGTAAAATGACTCAAGAATTACAGTTTACCATCTGAGATAAACTGGTAATTATACAGCAGTTAGGCTGCGTCTCACAACAGATTGTTTTCATTTGAGCAGACAATGACTTCAATTAcctaaaaatgtgtaaaacatgtTATTTCTTATCCATGCAGCTACAAACCTTAACTTGGCTCAGGTTCCTGAGTCACTGAGTTTTATTGCAGAAAGCCAATTGCAGTGTAGTGTTGAACTTTGACCTAATGTGTTGTTTACTGTGTTGACCTGTGCAGCAATAGCAGCTGGAGGACTGGCCCCACCAGGGAGAAGGAAGTCTCCAATCTGCAGAAAATGGCGGGTAGGAGCTAAATATAAAAGCAGTTGTAGAACGTAGTGAGAGCTGCAGGATAATACAACAGGATATATGACTTTCAATGATTGTAAAAAGTATAGAGTTTagtttaaatatcttaaattagCCTCATTCCTCCTAGATTTATCATGCAATCttaaaatcactgtttatttgcagtgtttgtCACAGCTTTAAAAGGCTATTTgtcctttttatgttttattttttttcacctgTTCTGTTTTAATGTCTGTTCATTTGAATTCTGTTTAAAATCTGCTAGTTTGTTgcactgttttaaaatgtgaggCACATTATCCATCCAAGTTAACTCCTGTATTAATTCATCCACTCATTGTATCACTGATTTACTCAAagtctgccccctagtggcttTATTAGTGTATCCCAGCAGTGCACACTCTATAATAAGACTATTCACTTGCCACTATCTGTGCAAGACTACTAAACTGTGCAGTCAAGTCTATAAAGATGTGTTCGCTAATCTTTTTCTAACATTTAATCGTACTTTTTGCGTCCCCCTTTGTCTTCAGGTATGTCTCGAAGTCTGGAGTCGGTCTTGAGTGGACAGCGGTCCCAGTCTAATACAGTTGGGGCGGTCAGAGTGGATCAGCAGGGCAGACTCATGCCGCCAGGGATGGTAGCTCGCAGTGTGGTGATGCAGCAGGATCCACGTCGCTTCAGTGAGGCTAGCATCAACCCCCCTCCCAGACCGCCTCCCCCCAACTTGAAACGATTGAAACCTCAGAGGAAGCCCACGAACTGCCTGGTCTCAGTCCCAGTCCCAatcccagtcccagtcccagtcgCAGGCTCCTCCTGGCCTCCTCAGGTggtcctctcccctcctcagtTTCAACCTCAACCTCCACACCAGCCTCCACAGGGTGTGGGAGGCTCTAACCTAACTAAAATGGCCCACGTGGCGCGGTCGACCCCACAGCTGGACGACTACACAGACAGCAAAGAGAGGGAACGAATCAGAGATCGTGAACGGGAAAAGTCGCCTCATCTGCAGCACATGAGAGGCAATCTCATCTCACAGGTATGATGCACATTCTTGACTGCTTCACATGCTTTTCTTTCTGCACAAAACACTGTCCAGTGGATTGAAACACAAGCTTtgatgctctgctctgctctgctcaggTAATGGAGGCGGTACATGGAGTGACTATTGAAGAGGTTCAAACTGCGCTTCAACGTAATGACTGGAACCCTCTGCGAGCCGAGCAACAACTCAAGGTCAGACCATAAAACTCAAAAAAGGGCAAAAAACACCATCAATACCTGTATCTGTTGTTGCATGAGGTCAATTTAGATTTGTAAAACTGGACAAAATGTCACTTAAAAGATGCAATAAAGCAGAGGTAAGATATGTATAGTAGCTGTCAACAAGGAGGCAATTCAAAGAgacttcattattttatttgagaTAAAACAAGAATATGACACGGTATAAAAGAAATGCAGGGCAAGGAATAGGattttaaagtaaattaaagttaGTGCAGTTGGAGAAAGATTGATTACTtgcaggtttgtttgtgtttcaccATTTGCACAGTAAATTATCATCTATGATGGGTCCTgcattattatttgtgtttattagttttcacataatacataaaaaaaggTGTGTCAAATGAAATTTCCactaaataaatgacatactgGAAACCTGGGGCCAGTCAAAATGAATCTAGTTTAGCAGATGTTTGGGTGTATAATGAAACTATATAATAGGAACCTGAAAGCCACTAAGCACATACATTATTGTGTTAGCCACAGGGCCCCCTGACAGATATATCCGCCTGTGCTGTAAAGGCAGTTTTCTGCAACACCCAGACAAAAATAAGAACTGTACAATGTGTCaagatatttttatataatgcTGAGTTATCAGCTAccataaaatgttataattctCCTTTCAAGGTAATACAACTGTgaattttattattgtaaaataaaactgCAGTATATGATTCTGCAATAAACATTGAAGCATGTTGTAGTCCAGGGCATACTCCACTCTACTGTATGATGTAACAGcaggtgtttttcatttgaGTGCTACTGGAAAACAACCTGCTTTGTTTTGTGGCCGGAGGTTCAACTTAATCGAAATTTCAACCCtcagaaagaaaataagcagCAGTTTTCTGACCTCAAGTTTTGTTTGCATTGTCTTCCATGGCTGCTTCTGAGCTCTGTCCCTCTTCTTGTTTTTTAGTTGGAGCAGCTGTACTCGCTAAGCCTCTGCTCCAGAGATGACTGCTTGAGAGTCCTCTCCAGGTACCAGTGGAACCTGCAGTCGGCCAGCCGCTACCTGTTCCGATGGTCTCGGGACGACAGAACCGGATCTGAGAGGGATCGACCTCAGATCGTCAATGAGAGACGAGT from Scomber japonicus isolate fScoJap1 chromosome 22, fScoJap1.pri, whole genome shotgun sequence harbors:
- the tnk1 gene encoding non-receptor tyrosine-protein kinase TNK1, with amino-acid sequence MVMDQDTQWLYQLLAEVQLEKFYLRIRDGLNITRIEHFSYVKDTDLEQIGISKPAQRRLWDALKRYKTTSRSRSWIPKVLSGRGPDGGEQWSGSNPPQSKDGNSRALPSLIQDNELALGEKLGSGSFGVVRRGEWHTPTGRVLPVAIKSLRSSMSRQTDTLTDFLQEVTTMQSLDHPNIIRLYGVVLTQPLKMVTELAPLGSLYDTLRSRQYEYPLVRLWLFATQIIAGMEYLETRRFIHRDLAARNVLLASREMVKIGDFGLMRGLSQEVDHYVMSAHRRIPFAWCAPESLRVGSFSHSSDVWMFGVTLWEMFTYCEEPWFGLSGRQILWRVEREGERLEKPPDCPQELYTVMRKCWACNPSDRPSFAQLTAMVAEAKPREVQATRDFAEPRKLALVANDLVTVIDHGLELCEWRGQNQRTLSVGLFPASLTAPAIPAAAVAAAAVATSSNSGPNSASSSAHISTPVKGSLHHTGHGDIHPDRSWGTPENLEDNSSWRTGPTREKEVSNLQKMAGMSRSLESVLSGQRSQSNTVGAVRVDQQGRLMPPGMVARSVVMQQDPRRFSEASINPPPRPPPPNLKRLKPQRKPTNCLVSVPVPIPVPVPVAGSSWPPQVVLSPPQFQPQPPHQPPQGVGGSNLTKMAHVARSTPQLDDYTDSKERERIRDREREKSPHLQHMRGNLISQVMEAVHGVTIEEVQTALQRNDWNPLRAEQQLKLEQLYSLSLCSRDDCLRVLSRYQWNLQSASRYLFRWSRDDRTGSERDRPQIVNERRV